The Gloeocapsa sp. PCC 73106 DNA window TATCTCAGAAGCTACTAGTACATAAAGTACTATCAAAGCTTAGGAAGTTGAGATACTTAGGTTTTAAAAGCCTGTTTGGCAACAAGCAGGTTTACTGAGTACGCTATGAGTCGAAGGACCCCGTATTCAGTAATGGAGTGTGGCACCTCCTGTGTTTTACCTGTTCAATTAGCTTTAGATTTTGGTAGTTGCACTAGCAACAATAGCTAATCTAATGCTGTACACATGGTGAGACCAAAAACTAGGGTTTACTCCGTTTTACTACGGTTTTAGCGTGTCACGTATATCAACGTCTTCACTAACTCCACTAAAACTCACTTTTATTTCCCAGTCGCCCTGCTAAAAGGCATTTTAAAATACGTTTTAGCTTATCTACGTTTATGGATAGTTTTTTCTTTTAAATATACGTATTACACATGAATATTTGCCCAAGCCTGGGCACCTATGAAATAAACGGCAAAGTACTGTTTGTTCTCTAATAATTTATCTTTATCTAAGATTGCTATCTATATCCAAATAAATAGACATAACTTAAATAAACTAACCCCAAGATAGACGAATTATCATTTTATTTATTTAATAATAGCAAAAGATTCATTACACATAGTTTATTGGAGAAATGAGCATGAACGGTGAAAATTTAGAGCCTAAAACTAACACTCAAAATATCGAAAGCGATACCTATGATCGGGGCATTGTTCCTGCCGAGACAGCAGCTCGTAAAGAACGAGAAGGTGATAACTATAAGCAATTACCTGAACCCGGAGAAGGCACCGACACTACTGGTGGTTACACGGTGGATCGCGAAGGTTTACTCAACAATTACGCTGTAGAGCCTGAAATTTACTATGAAACACCAGGCGATGCTGAAGAACAAAATAAACAAAACGCTGCTGAACGCGCCCAAGAATTAGCAGAAGTTAATAAAACCGATGAAAGTGGCAAACTAACAGCAGAAAGCGATAATCGTAGCAAAGGCGTAGGAATGATCTAAGCTGTCTCGCAAAAGCCATCAGATCAGAAAAACGAACAACTATTAATTAACTAAACATCAATATCATTCTAACAATCTCACAGGGATTCAATTGTAACAATGCCTGTGAGCTTTCTGTTTTATATAAAAAAGTAATTAATTATTTTACTTTACTATTTCTTTGGGTAGAATTTTATGATTTTAAATACTGAATAAGGAAGATTTAATTTCATTAATTTAATGCTAAATTGATTTTGACCACTGAACATATTGAGATTTTTTCTATGCAATATCTACTCGAAATATCTAATTATCAGTCTCCTACTTTGGTAGTGCTAGTTATTGTAGGAGTAGTCGGTTTTATTGCGGCGGTAAGCATTGGTTCTATAGCTTGGTATAATTCTAAAAGACCTCAAGGTTGGCAAAATAAAGAACGACCTGATTTCGTAGCCAAGATTGACAAATAAAAAAATGTTGAAAAGCCCAATGATCAACTAAAAACGTTCCTTATAAAAGTCGCGATCGCATTAAGACAGCGGTTGCGCAGGGATATACTTTACCCTGATCCAAACCCCAACTATGTCTTTGGAAAGAGAACCAATCTATCTTTAAACAGATGAGTTATCGATCTCTAAATCCTATAGTTAATAAGAGTAATATAAATTTAGTTGGAAAAGAGGTCAGTCATGAGTCTAAAAGATAAAGCAAAAGCAACTGCTAAAAATGTCGAAGGGAAAGTTCAGGAAATCAAAGGAGATATTACTGGAGATCCCCAAGACAAGGCAGAAGGAAAAGCTAAACAAGCCGAAGCAAGTGTTCGTCATGCTGCTGAAGATGTTAAAGATGAAGCCAAAAAAGCTATCGACTAACATCAAGCTAGCATCCTCTATTTTCTGATTGTGATTTGGCTCAGGAGTTATGATAATTTCTGAGCCAATAATTAAATTAATCTTGCCCGTACACTAGTGAGCCCCAAAACTAGGCTTAACCGCTTTTGATTACGTGTTAAGCCTATCACAGGGCAATCTCTAGTCTTATCCTAAACCGTTAAAAGAAAGAATATCGCCAGTGGTCGTGGTCAGTCGAGCGATCCAACCATCGTATGATCCCTGATTAACTCCACCCAAAGACCCCTCGGTGAGTCCAGAAACGTAGACCTCATCGCCTTGAACCGCAATACCGAAAGCCTGGTCTAACTCAACTGTGCCGATGGTCTTCTGCCAGATGGAATTACCTTCGCTGTCAAATTTAGCGACCCAAGCGTCATAACCCCCACTGGTTCCGAAAACTTGTCCCGAAGCAGGAGCGTTACTGTAACCTGTTAGATATACATTGCCGCTATCATCTAGGGCCATACGTGTCGCAGCGTCATCCCCTGTTGTACCGTACTGTCTGACCCAGAGTCGGTCTCCACTACTACTATATTTAGCTATGTAGTAATCATAGGAACCGGCGTTAGTTCCTCCCAAATTTCCTAACGTCCACCCTGTTAGATAGATTTCTCCAGCTGCATTAGATTCGATATCCCAAGCCCAATCATCCACATTGGTTCCAAATTGCCTTGACCAGAGGGTATTACCATTGGTATCGATTTTCTGAAACCAGATGTCGTAGGTAGCTTCACCATTAACATTGACATTATTGGGTCCGGCTAAGCCGCCAAAGGTCCAACCAGTGACTAGGACGTTGCCCTGTGGGTCTACGTGCATACCAAATAATTCATCTCCGGTGGGTGAACCAAACTGCCTAGCCCAGAGTTGGTTACCATTTGGATCAAATTTCGCTACCCAGGGGTCGAGGCTTGGGGGAAAAGTCGCTCCGGCGTTAGGTCCGAATAAACTACCGTCGGTGTACCCTCCTAGATAAACGTTACCTGCTGCGTCTATACCGGGACTGACGAAGGAATTATCTACCCCAAAACTGCCAAACACTTGGATCCACTGCTCATTGCCGTTGCTATCGTATTTACCGAAGACTATGTCGTTACCGATACCGGCGTTGGGAGCACTTAAATTGCTTTTGGTACGTCCTACGAAATAAACGTCACCGTTGGTGTTGGTGTTGACGCCGTAAATGTTATCGATGTCCGTAGCACCGATTTGTTTGGACCAACCTCGAACGCCGATCTGATTGAATTGGAGTAGATAGCCGTCGAGAGAGCCGGCGCTTGGTCCCCCTAGACTACCGGCAGTAGTGCCAGTTGCGTAGACATCTCCTGAGTTGTCGTTGGCGATCGCGATATTCCAAGGGATATTTTGACCTCTGTTTCCGTATTGGTTGATTAATCCGACTACAGGTGCGGGAGCGCTACCACTGACGTATTTGAAATAGGGAGCAGTAAGGCTCAGTCCAGTCACACCGCTGACGGTGCCAATCAGTTCGTTAGCAGCACCGTTTTGACCGAGTAGGAAAATATTAGTATTTGTTCCCGCCACTTGAAGAATATAGTTCGCAGCAGAACCATGGAGTTGAATGACATCATCCTGGGTACGGAAGCCGAGGATCAGTCCGTAGTCTCTTGATCCTGCAGAGGCTGCAT harbors:
- the psb35 gene encoding photosystem II assembly protein Psb35, coding for MQYLLEISNYQSPTLVVLVIVGVVGFIAAVSIGSIAWYNSKRPQGWQNKERPDFVAKIDK
- a CDS encoding CsbD family protein — translated: MSLKDKAKATAKNVEGKVQEIKGDITGDPQDKAEGKAKQAEASVRHAAEDVKDEAKKAID
- a CDS encoding SBBP repeat-containing protein, which produces MRANSEEIISRFVDIILAQTETWTDLNPNDLDILTDKVSELADSILDSGLDSNSLNTDEIIRTLYAYSVSISVVGTPGSDTFQTGARGLNFILAREGDDVLLAVDDSQDFPGQREFDFLDGGSGRDRFILGDRRTAFYNSGDAASAGSRDYGLILGFRTQDDVIQLHGSAANYILQVAGTNTNIFLLGQNGAANELIGTVSGVTGLSLTAPYFKYVSGSAPAPVVGLINQYGNRGQNIPWNIAIANDNSGDVYATGTTAGSLGGPSAGSLDGYLLQFNQIGVRGWSKQIGATDIDNIYGVNTNTNGDVYFVGRTKSNLSAPNAGIGNDIVFGKYDSNGNEQWIQVFGSFGVDNSFVSPGIDAAGNVYLGGYTDGSLFGPNAGATFPPSLDPWVAKFDPNGNQLWARQFGSPTGDELFGMHVDPQGNVLVTGWTFGGLAGPNNVNVNGEATYDIWFQKIDTNGNTLWSRQFGTNVDDWAWDIESNAAGEIYLTGWTLGNLGGTNAGSYDYYIAKYSSSGDRLWVRQYGTTGDDAATRMALDDSGNVYLTGYSNAPASGQVFGTSGGYDAWVAKFDSEGNSIWQKTIGTVELDQAFGIAVQGDEVYVSGLTEGSLGGVNQGSYDGWIARLTTTTGDILSFNGLG